A region of Anolis sagrei isolate rAnoSag1 chromosome 2, rAnoSag1.mat, whole genome shotgun sequence DNA encodes the following proteins:
- the LEPROTL1 gene encoding leptin receptor overlapping transcript-like 1 — protein MAGIKALISLSFGGAVGLMFLMLGCALPQYNQYWPLFVLFFYILSPIPYCIARRVVEDTDATSNACKELAIFLTTGIVVSAFGLPIVFARAQLIYWGACALVLTGNTVIFATILGFFLVFGSNDDFSWQQW, from the exons ATGGCCGGCATCAAAG CTTTGATCAGCCTGTCCTTTGGGGGAGCTGTTGGACTAATGTTCCTGATGCTTGGCTGTGCACTTCCTCAGTATAA CCAATATTGGCCATTGTTTGTTCTGTTCTTCTACATCCTCTCTCCAATTCCATACTGCATAGCAAGAAGAGTAGTTGAAGATACAGATGCTACAAGTAACGCTTGCAAGGAACTTGCCATATTTCTTACAACAGGCATTGTTGTCTCGGCATTTGGGCTTCCAATTGTATTTGCCAGAGCACAGCTG ATTTATTGGGGAGCCTGTGCACTTGTTCTCACAGGAAATACAGTCATATTTGCTACCATCCTAGGGTTTTTCTTGGTTTTTGGCAGCAATGATGACTTCAGCTGGCAGCAGTGGTGA